From a single Ammospiza nelsoni isolate bAmmNel1 chromosome 11, bAmmNel1.pri, whole genome shotgun sequence genomic region:
- the RAD54L2 gene encoding helicase ARIP4 isoform X1: protein MSDESISGSDPDLDPDLEQEDMEEEEEEDEEEAMEEDNDGDDEEDLLDESDQPQEAVFSGDHAEHAEDGEWQRSTSTTSSQSERAEQLLQNQHKSLASEDTKKKRAQKPSHMRRNIRKLLREDQLEAVTKAAQQEELERRKRLEQQRKDYPASIPTVPLEFLPEDIVFRTAEATQLPPQVLAEEVICLDSTSSGSEDDTKGKNSIKDEVIELSSGEDDALQIVDSSDSGNEGEEDGSEESSGSHVNDALNQSDALGQVIVNINHPPNEEDIFLAPQLARAVKPHQIGGIRFLYDNLVESLERFKTSSGFGCILAHSMGLGKTIQVISFLDVLFRHTEAKTVLAIVPVNTLQNWLAEFNMWLPAPENLPADYNSKEVQPRTFKVHILNDEHKTTAARAKVVNDWVTEGGVLLMGYEMYRLLSLKKSFATGRKKRTKKQTGPVIIDLDEEDRQQELLKGIEKALSRPGPDVVICDEGHRIKNCHASTSQALKNIRSRRRVVLTGYPLQNNLIEYWCMVDFVRPDFLGSRQEFSNMFERPILNGQCIDSTPQDVRLMRYRSHVLHSLLEGFVQRRGHNVLKVQLPSKEEHVILVRLSKIQRALYTEFMNRFRDAGNSGWLGLNPLKAFCVCCKIWNHPDVLYEALQKENLANEQDLDVDDLSTASTNSRCQPQGIKVKTESNALASPVGEATNSKFLQSVGFNPFQERANQVVTYEWAKDILCDYQTGVLENSPKMVLLFHLIEESVKLGDKILVFSQSLSTLSVIEEFLAKRPMPSPPGSDGGVHNWVRNINYYRLDGSTSASERERLINQFNDPSNASVWLFLLSTRAGCLGVNLIGANRVVVFDASWNPCHDAQAVCRVYRYGQKKPCHIYRLVSDYTLEKKIYDRQISKQGMSDRVVDDLNPVLNFTRREVENLLHFVEEESDPAQLSLNPSKMKESVLQLACLKYPHLITKEPFQHESLLIDRKEHKLTKAEKKAAKKSYEEEKRASVPYTRPSYAQYYPASDQSLTSIPAFSQRNWRPALKGEDKPVASVRPVQSTPIPMMPRHVPMGGAGSTSSSNPAVNFPINYLQRAGVFVQKIVTTTDIVIPGTNTSTDVQARISAGESIHIIRGTKGTYIRTSDGRIFAIRTTGKPKGNEDRRTAASGSQSSSLESTSNGRHSASSPQLPSAEELTRPISPDSPEIISELQQYAEAAAARESRHSSPSSTAPQGHAARTDTAPGAAARGAEQRLGGPCVAPSVSSALPATSQHGDAHPVLDLRGNKRKSTSPSAPEEQSRRQQKKRQLPSSSQPYEHGYPVSGGFTMPPVSLNHNLTHPFASQPGNSLYMGTGSSYYQLPNLLPDPHLVFPVTTDPLLTAGTASSSAATSATASVPSFMLNPSLAGVLPNYSLPFTQSLLPEPRMFAPFPAPVLPSSLPRSMASAYPGYMSPHSGYPAGGLLRSQVPQFEPQEVPEVGCSSNDEDKDDDVIEITGK, encoded by the exons ACCAACCCCAGGAAGCCGTGTTCAGCGGTGACCATGCGGAGCACGCGGAGGATGGAGAGTGGCAGCGCTCGACTTCAACTACCTCATCTCAGAGCGAGCGGGCAGAGCAACTCTTGCAGAACCAGCACAAGAGCCTGGCCTCTGAGGACACCAAAAAGAAGAGGGCTCAGAAACCGTCTCACATGCGGAGGAACATAAG AAAGCTGTTGCGTGAGGACCAACTGGAAGCCGTGACAAAGGCAGCCCAGCAGGAAGAGTTGGAGAGAAGGAAACGGCTTGAGCAGCAGCGGAAGGATTACCCAGCCTCTATTCCAACTGTTCCCCTGGAGTTTCTTCCTG AGGACATAGTTTTCAGAACAGCAGAGGCGACCCAGCTCCCCCCTCAGGTCCTGGCTGAGGAAGTGATCTGCCTCGACAGTACCAGCAGTGGCAGTGAGGATGatactaaaggaaaaaatagcattAAAGATG AAGTGATTGAGCTGAGCTCAGGAGAGGATGATGCTCTCCAAATTGTGGACAGCAGTGACTCTGGCAATGAGGGGGAGGAGGATGGCAGTGAAGAGAGCAGTGGCTCTCATGTGAATGATGCCTTAAATCAGTCAGATGCTCTGGGGCAAGTCATTGTCAACATCAATCATCCACCAAATGAGGAGGACATTTTCCTGGCTCCCCAGCTTGCACGTGCAGTGAAACCTCATCAG ATTGGTGGAATCCGATTCCTTTATGACAACTTGGTTGAGTCCTTGGAGAGATTTAAAACCAGCAGTGGGTTTGGGTGTATTTTAGCACATAGCATGGGCCTGGGCAAGACCATACAGGTGATCTCTTTCTTGGATGTACTTTTTCGGCACACGGAGGCAAAGACTGTTCTTGCCATTGTACCT GTGAATACACTTCAAAACTGGCTAGCAGAGTTCAACATGTGGCTCCCAGCACCTGAAAACCTTCCTGCTGATTATAACTCCAAAGAGGTCCAGCCCCGCACCTTCAAAGTCCACATCCTGAATGATGAACACAA GACAACAGCTGCACGAGCAAAGGTGGTGAATGACTGGGTGACAGAAGGTGGTGTGCTGCTGATGGGATATGAGATGTACCGTCTCCTCTCACTGAAGAAGTCCTTTGCCACTGGCAggaagaagagaacaaagaaacaaactggCCCTGTCATTATTGACTTGGATGAGGAAGACCGGCAGCAGGAGCTTCTGAAAG GGATTGAGAAGGCTTTGTCTCGCCCCGGCCCAGACGTGGTTATTTGTGACGAAGGACACCGGATAAAGAACTGCCACGCCAGCACCTCGCAGGCGCTGAAGAACATCCGCTCGCGCCGGCGGGTGGTGCTGACCGGGTACCCCCTGCAGAACAACCTCATCGAGTACTGGTGCATGGTGGACTTTGTCCGGCCTGACTTCCTGGGCTCCAGACAGGAGTTCAGCAACATGTTTGAGCGGCCCATCCTGAACGGGCAGTGTATCGACAGCACCCCCCAGGACGTGCGGCTGATGCGCTACCGCAGCCACGTCCTGCACAGCCTGCTCGAGGGCTTCGTGCAGCG GCGAGGCCACAACGTGCTGAAGGTTCAGCTCCCATCTAAGGAAGAGCATGTCATTCTGGTGCGTCTGTCCAAGATCCAGCGGGCCCTTTACACAGAGTTCATGAACCGCTTCCGGGACGCAGGCAACAGCGGCTGGCTGGGGCTGAACCCACTCAAAGCTTTCTGTGTCTGTTGTAAG ATCTGGAACCATCCAGATGTGTTGTATGAAGCTCTGCAAAAGGAGAATCTGGCAAACGAGCAGGATTTGGATGTGGATGACCTTAGCACAGCAAGCACTAATTCCCGCTGCCAGCCTCAGGGAATTAAAGTTAAAACAGAAAGTAATGCTTTGGCATCACCAGTTGGAGAAGCTACTAATAGCAAGTTCCTCCAGAGTGTTGGCTTCAACCCTTTCCAGGAGAGAGCAAATCAGGTCGTAACTTATGAGTGG GCCAAAGACATCTTGTGTGATTACCAGACGGGAGTCCTGGAGAACTCACCCAAGATGGTGTTACTTTTCCACCTAATTGAGGAAAGTGTGAAGCTTGGAGACAAGATCTTGGTCTTCAG CCAGAGCTTGTCCACCTTATCTGTCATTGAAGAGTTTTTGGCAAAGAGACCGATGCCGAGTCCTCCAGGCTCAGATGGAGGAGTTCATAACTGGGTCCGAAACATCAACTACTACA GACTGGATGGCAGCACCTCTGCCTCAGAAAGGGAACGGCTGATTAACCAATTCAATGATCCCAGCAATGCCTCTGTTTGGCTCTTCCTTTTGTCCACACG TGCTGGGTGTTTGGGTGTGAACCTCATTGGAGCAAACAGAGTGGTGGTGTTTGATGCTTCCTGGAACCCGTGCCACGATGCCCAGGCCGTGTGCCGGGTGTACCGCTACGGGCAGAAGAAGCCGTGCCACATCTACAGACTGGTGTCTGATTACACCCTGGAGAAGAAGATCTATGACCGCCAGATCTCCAAGCAGGGCATGTCAG ATCGGGTGGTGGATGATCTGAACCCAGTGCTGAACTTCACTCGACGGGAGGTAGAGAACCTGCTGCATTTTGTGGAAGAAGAATCTGACCCTGCTCAGCTCTCCCTCAATCCGAGCAAGATGAAGGAGTCTGTTCTACAATTAGCCTGTCTCAAGTATCCTCACCTCATCACCAAG GAGCCTTTTCAGCACGAGTCACTGCTGATCGACCGGAAGGAGCACAAGCTGACCAAGGCAGAGAAGAAAGCAGCCAAGAAAAGCTATGAGGAGGAAAAACGAGCATCCGTCCCTTACACCCGGCCGTCCTACGCACAGTATTACCCAGCCAGTGACCAGAGTCTGACGAGCATCCCTGCCTTTAGCCAGAGGAACTG GCGACCAGCCCTCAAGGGTGAGGACAAACCAGTGGCAAGTGTCCGCCCAGTTCAGTCCACCCCCATTCCAATGATGCCCCGGCATGTCCCCATGGGTGGTGCAGGATCAACCTCAAGTTCCAACCCTGCTGTCAACTTTCCCATCAACTATCTACAGCGAGCTGGTGTCTTTGTGCAGAAGATTGTTACCACCACAG ATATTGTGATTCCAGGTACAAATACATCCACTGATGTACAAGCTAGAATCAGTGCTGGCGAGAGCATCCACATCATCCGAGGGACAAAAG GGACATATATCCGGACCAGCGACGGTCGGATTTTTGCCATACGGACCACTGGGAAGCCAAAGGGCAATGAAGACCGTCGGACAGCTGCCTCAG GCTCCCAGAGCTCTTCCCTGGAGTCCACGAGCAATGGCAGACACAGTGCCTCATCCCCGCAGCTCCCCAGCGCGGAGGAGCTCACTCGGCCCATCTCCCCCGACAGCCCCGAGATCATCAGCGAGCTGCAGCAGTACGCGGAGGCGGCGGCCGCGCGCGAGTCCCgccacagctctcccagcagcacgGCGCCGCAGGGCCACGCCGCCCGCACGGACACcgcgcccggcgccgccgcccgAGGAGCCGAGCAGCGCCTGGGGGGTCCCTGCGTGGCTCCCTCCGTGTCCTCGGCCCTGCCAGCCACCAGCCAGCACGGCGATGCCCACCCGGTGTTGGACTTACGGGGCAACAAGCGCAAGTCGACGTCGCCATCGGCTCCGGAGGAGCAATCCCGGAGGCAGCAGAAGAAGCGCCAGTTGCCGTCGTCCTCGCAGCCGTACGAACACGGGTACCCCGTCTCTGGTGGGTTCACCATGCCTCCTGTCTCTTTAAACCACAACCTAACCCATCCATTTGCCTCCCAACCAGGAAACTCCTTGTACATGGGCACTGGCTCCTCTTATTACCAGCTGCCCAATTTACTCCCAGACCCTCATCTGGTGTTCCCTGTGACTACTGACCCTCTGCTGACAGCCGGCACCGCCAGCTCTTCTGCTGCTACCTCAGCCACCGCCAGCGTCCCCTCATTCATGCTAAACCCTTCTCTGGCAGGGGTGCTGCCCAATTACTCGCTTCCCTTCACGCAGTCACTCCTGCCCGAGCCCAGGATGTTcgctcctttcccagcccccgTCTTGCCTAGCAGCCTTCCCAGGAGCATGGCATCTGCCTACCCTGGCTACATGTCCCCTCACTCGGGCTACCCAGCTGGGGGTCTCCTTCGGTCCCAGGTGCCTCAGTTTGAACCCCAGGAGGTCCCAGAGGTGGGATGCAGCTCTAATGACGAGGACAAAGACGACGATGTCATAGAGAtcacagggaaataa
- the RAD54L2 gene encoding helicase ARIP4 isoform X3 has product MSDESISGSDPDLDPDLEQEDMEEEEEEDEEEAMEEDNDGDDEEDLLDESDQPQEAVFSGDHAEHAEDGEWQRSTSTTSSQSERAEQLLQNQHKSLASEDTKKKRAQKPSHMRRNIRKLLREDQLEAVTKAAQQEELERRKRLEQQRKDYPASIPTVPLEFLPEDIVFRTAEATQLPPQVLAEEVICLDSTSSGSEDDTKGKNSIKDEVIELSSGEDDALQIVDSSDSGNEGEEDGSEESSGSHVNDALNQSDALGQVIVNINHPPNEEDIFLAPQLARAVKPHQIGGIRFLYDNLVESLERFKTSSGFGCILAHSMGLGKTIQVISFLDVLFRHTEAKTVLAIVPVNTLQNWLAEFNMWLPAPENLPADYNSKEVQPRTFKVHILNDEHKTTAARAKVVNDWVTEGGVLLMGYEMYRLLSLKKSFATGRKKRTKKQTGPVIIDLDEEDRQQELLKGIEKALSRPGPDVVICDEGHRIKNCHASTSQALKNIRSRRRVVLTGYPLQNNLIEYWCMVDFVRPDFLGSRQEFSNMFERPILNGQCIDSTPQDVRLMRYRSHVLHSLLEGFVQRRGHNVLKVQLPSKEEHVILVRLSKIQRALYTEFMNRFRDAGNSGWLGLNPLKAFCVCCKIWNHPDVLYEALQKENLANEQDLDVDDLSTASTNSRCQPQGIKVKTESNALASPVGEATNSKFLQSVGFNPFQERANQVVTYEWAKDILCDYQTGVLENSPKMVLLFHLIEESVKLGDKILVFSQSLSTLSVIEEFLAKRPMPSPPGSDGGVHNWVRNINYYRLDGSTSASERERLINQFNDPSNASVWLFLLSTRAGCLGVNLIGANRVVVFDASWNPCHDAQAVCRVYRYGQKKPCHIYRLVSDYTLEKKIYDRQISKQGMSDRVVDDLNPVLNFTRREVENLLHFVEEESDPAQLSLNPSKMKESVLQLACLKYPHLITKEPFQHESLLIDRKEHKLTKAEKKAAKKSYEEEKRASVPYTRPSYAQYYPASDQSLTSIPAFSQRNWRPALKGEDKPVASVRPVQSTPIPMMPRHVPMGGAGSTSSSNPAVNFPINYLQRAGVFVQKIVTTTDIVIPGTNTSTDVQARISAGESIHIIRGTKGTYIRTSDGRIFAIRTTGKPKGNEDRRTAASGSQSSSLESTSNGRHSASSPQLPSAEELTRPISPDSPEIISELQQYAEAAAARESRHSSPSSTAPQGHAARTDTAPGAAARGAEQRLGGPCVAPSVSSALPATSQHGDAHPVLDLRGNKRKSTSPSAPEEQSRRQQKKRQLPSSSQPYEHGYPVSGVENRGVLSKLLDNLSLDAPWK; this is encoded by the exons ACCAACCCCAGGAAGCCGTGTTCAGCGGTGACCATGCGGAGCACGCGGAGGATGGAGAGTGGCAGCGCTCGACTTCAACTACCTCATCTCAGAGCGAGCGGGCAGAGCAACTCTTGCAGAACCAGCACAAGAGCCTGGCCTCTGAGGACACCAAAAAGAAGAGGGCTCAGAAACCGTCTCACATGCGGAGGAACATAAG AAAGCTGTTGCGTGAGGACCAACTGGAAGCCGTGACAAAGGCAGCCCAGCAGGAAGAGTTGGAGAGAAGGAAACGGCTTGAGCAGCAGCGGAAGGATTACCCAGCCTCTATTCCAACTGTTCCCCTGGAGTTTCTTCCTG AGGACATAGTTTTCAGAACAGCAGAGGCGACCCAGCTCCCCCCTCAGGTCCTGGCTGAGGAAGTGATCTGCCTCGACAGTACCAGCAGTGGCAGTGAGGATGatactaaaggaaaaaatagcattAAAGATG AAGTGATTGAGCTGAGCTCAGGAGAGGATGATGCTCTCCAAATTGTGGACAGCAGTGACTCTGGCAATGAGGGGGAGGAGGATGGCAGTGAAGAGAGCAGTGGCTCTCATGTGAATGATGCCTTAAATCAGTCAGATGCTCTGGGGCAAGTCATTGTCAACATCAATCATCCACCAAATGAGGAGGACATTTTCCTGGCTCCCCAGCTTGCACGTGCAGTGAAACCTCATCAG ATTGGTGGAATCCGATTCCTTTATGACAACTTGGTTGAGTCCTTGGAGAGATTTAAAACCAGCAGTGGGTTTGGGTGTATTTTAGCACATAGCATGGGCCTGGGCAAGACCATACAGGTGATCTCTTTCTTGGATGTACTTTTTCGGCACACGGAGGCAAAGACTGTTCTTGCCATTGTACCT GTGAATACACTTCAAAACTGGCTAGCAGAGTTCAACATGTGGCTCCCAGCACCTGAAAACCTTCCTGCTGATTATAACTCCAAAGAGGTCCAGCCCCGCACCTTCAAAGTCCACATCCTGAATGATGAACACAA GACAACAGCTGCACGAGCAAAGGTGGTGAATGACTGGGTGACAGAAGGTGGTGTGCTGCTGATGGGATATGAGATGTACCGTCTCCTCTCACTGAAGAAGTCCTTTGCCACTGGCAggaagaagagaacaaagaaacaaactggCCCTGTCATTATTGACTTGGATGAGGAAGACCGGCAGCAGGAGCTTCTGAAAG GGATTGAGAAGGCTTTGTCTCGCCCCGGCCCAGACGTGGTTATTTGTGACGAAGGACACCGGATAAAGAACTGCCACGCCAGCACCTCGCAGGCGCTGAAGAACATCCGCTCGCGCCGGCGGGTGGTGCTGACCGGGTACCCCCTGCAGAACAACCTCATCGAGTACTGGTGCATGGTGGACTTTGTCCGGCCTGACTTCCTGGGCTCCAGACAGGAGTTCAGCAACATGTTTGAGCGGCCCATCCTGAACGGGCAGTGTATCGACAGCACCCCCCAGGACGTGCGGCTGATGCGCTACCGCAGCCACGTCCTGCACAGCCTGCTCGAGGGCTTCGTGCAGCG GCGAGGCCACAACGTGCTGAAGGTTCAGCTCCCATCTAAGGAAGAGCATGTCATTCTGGTGCGTCTGTCCAAGATCCAGCGGGCCCTTTACACAGAGTTCATGAACCGCTTCCGGGACGCAGGCAACAGCGGCTGGCTGGGGCTGAACCCACTCAAAGCTTTCTGTGTCTGTTGTAAG ATCTGGAACCATCCAGATGTGTTGTATGAAGCTCTGCAAAAGGAGAATCTGGCAAACGAGCAGGATTTGGATGTGGATGACCTTAGCACAGCAAGCACTAATTCCCGCTGCCAGCCTCAGGGAATTAAAGTTAAAACAGAAAGTAATGCTTTGGCATCACCAGTTGGAGAAGCTACTAATAGCAAGTTCCTCCAGAGTGTTGGCTTCAACCCTTTCCAGGAGAGAGCAAATCAGGTCGTAACTTATGAGTGG GCCAAAGACATCTTGTGTGATTACCAGACGGGAGTCCTGGAGAACTCACCCAAGATGGTGTTACTTTTCCACCTAATTGAGGAAAGTGTGAAGCTTGGAGACAAGATCTTGGTCTTCAG CCAGAGCTTGTCCACCTTATCTGTCATTGAAGAGTTTTTGGCAAAGAGACCGATGCCGAGTCCTCCAGGCTCAGATGGAGGAGTTCATAACTGGGTCCGAAACATCAACTACTACA GACTGGATGGCAGCACCTCTGCCTCAGAAAGGGAACGGCTGATTAACCAATTCAATGATCCCAGCAATGCCTCTGTTTGGCTCTTCCTTTTGTCCACACG TGCTGGGTGTTTGGGTGTGAACCTCATTGGAGCAAACAGAGTGGTGGTGTTTGATGCTTCCTGGAACCCGTGCCACGATGCCCAGGCCGTGTGCCGGGTGTACCGCTACGGGCAGAAGAAGCCGTGCCACATCTACAGACTGGTGTCTGATTACACCCTGGAGAAGAAGATCTATGACCGCCAGATCTCCAAGCAGGGCATGTCAG ATCGGGTGGTGGATGATCTGAACCCAGTGCTGAACTTCACTCGACGGGAGGTAGAGAACCTGCTGCATTTTGTGGAAGAAGAATCTGACCCTGCTCAGCTCTCCCTCAATCCGAGCAAGATGAAGGAGTCTGTTCTACAATTAGCCTGTCTCAAGTATCCTCACCTCATCACCAAG GAGCCTTTTCAGCACGAGTCACTGCTGATCGACCGGAAGGAGCACAAGCTGACCAAGGCAGAGAAGAAAGCAGCCAAGAAAAGCTATGAGGAGGAAAAACGAGCATCCGTCCCTTACACCCGGCCGTCCTACGCACAGTATTACCCAGCCAGTGACCAGAGTCTGACGAGCATCCCTGCCTTTAGCCAGAGGAACTG GCGACCAGCCCTCAAGGGTGAGGACAAACCAGTGGCAAGTGTCCGCCCAGTTCAGTCCACCCCCATTCCAATGATGCCCCGGCATGTCCCCATGGGTGGTGCAGGATCAACCTCAAGTTCCAACCCTGCTGTCAACTTTCCCATCAACTATCTACAGCGAGCTGGTGTCTTTGTGCAGAAGATTGTTACCACCACAG ATATTGTGATTCCAGGTACAAATACATCCACTGATGTACAAGCTAGAATCAGTGCTGGCGAGAGCATCCACATCATCCGAGGGACAAAAG GGACATATATCCGGACCAGCGACGGTCGGATTTTTGCCATACGGACCACTGGGAAGCCAAAGGGCAATGAAGACCGTCGGACAGCTGCCTCAG GCTCCCAGAGCTCTTCCCTGGAGTCCACGAGCAATGGCAGACACAGTGCCTCATCCCCGCAGCTCCCCAGCGCGGAGGAGCTCACTCGGCCCATCTCCCCCGACAGCCCCGAGATCATCAGCGAGCTGCAGCAGTACGCGGAGGCGGCGGCCGCGCGCGAGTCCCgccacagctctcccagcagcacgGCGCCGCAGGGCCACGCCGCCCGCACGGACACcgcgcccggcgccgccgcccgAGGAGCCGAGCAGCGCCTGGGGGGTCCCTGCGTGGCTCCCTCCGTGTCCTCGGCCCTGCCAGCCACCAGCCAGCACGGCGATGCCCACCCGGTGTTGGACTTACGGGGCAACAAGCGCAAGTCGACGTCGCCATCGGCTCCGGAGGAGCAATCCCGGAGGCAGCAGAAGAAGCGCCAGTTGCCGTCGTCCTCGCAGCCGTACGAACACGGGTACCCCGTCTCTG GAGTTGAAAACCGAGGGGTTCTGAGCAAACTGCTGGACAACTTGTCTTTGGATGCAccatggaaataa